The following are from one region of the Populus trichocarpa isolate Nisqually-1 chromosome 8, P.trichocarpa_v4.1, whole genome shotgun sequence genome:
- the LOC18101862 gene encoding probable sugar phosphate/phosphate translocator At3g17430 isoform X2 gives MIVNKPLVLTYLYLLIYILLSSGVILYNKVVSPVKMTLEIYITCVVPISAFFAASLWFGNTAYLYISVAFIQMLKALMPVATFIMAVMCGTDKARCDVFLNMLLVSVGVVISSYGEIHFNVVGTLYQVTGIFAEALRLVLTQVLLQKKGLTLNPITSLYYIAPCSFVFLCAPWYVLEKPGMEVSQIQFNFWIFFSNALCALALNFSIFLVIGRTGAVTIRVAGVLKDWILIALSTIIFPESTITGLNIIGYAIALCGVVMYNYLKVKDVRASQVPENISDRIAKDWKLEKSSDTFTPNNSSDNNGGGGGGNISSSDMNVDEEAPLIPSSRLSHFGRTQLSK, from the exons GTTGTATCTCCAGTCAAAATGACTTTGGAAAT ATACATAACCTGTGTTGTGCCAATAAGTGCCTTCTTTGCAGCAAGTCTTTG GTTTGGCAACACAGCTTACTTGTACATCTCAGTAGCCTTCATCCAGATGCTCAAAGCTCTAA TGCCTGTGGCAACATTTATCATGGCTGTTATGTGTGGCACTGACAAAGCAAGGTGTGACGTGTTCTTAAACATGTTGCTCGTCAGTGTTGGAGTTGTCATCTCATCATATGGGGAAATTCATTTTAATGTAGTTGGCACACTTTACCAGGTCACGGGCATCTTTGCAGAAGCTCTTAGGCTGGTTTTAACTCAAGTTCTTCTACAGAAGAAGGGCTTGACCCTAAATCCAATCACCAGCTTATATTACATAGCTCCATGCAG ttttgtttttctgtgtGCTCCTTGGTATGTACTGGAGAAGCCTGGGATGGAAGTTTCACAGATTCAGTTCAACTTTTGGATCTTCTTTTCCAATGCTCTTTGTGCGTTAGCCTTGAACTTCTCTATATTCTTAGTAATTGGTAGAACTGGGGCAGTCACCATCCGAGTTGCTGGTGTGCTAAAAGACTGGATACTCATAGCCCTTTCCACCATCATATTCCCAGAGTCTACAATAACTGGGCTGAATATAATCGGTTATGCAATTG CACTTTGTGGTGTTGTTATGTACAACTACTTGAAGGTTAAGGATGTCCGTGCATCTCAGGTCCCTGAAAACATTTCGGATAGAATAGCAAAG GATTGGAAATTGGAGAAGTCATCTGATACATTCACACCTAATAACAGCAGTGATAACAATGGAGGAGGTGGCGGGGGAAATATTTCTTCCTCTGATAtgaatgttgatgaagaagcACCTCTAATTCCATCATCAAGATTGTCGCACTTTGGTCGTACACAGCTTAGCAAGTAG
- the LOC18101863 gene encoding probable receptor-like protein kinase At5g18500 yields the protein MASDLKNSLTKEYIGMEFWVVIMVCLGLVCVFVLFVSLWLSFRKKSRRSNNMLPISQIPKVPEEIKEIGIDQNSANNDGFLSLNDKFSDKESEKVLIQLENGDDSSQSGSLNHVEKDGVGSQSGEEGGTKVASANQPSSHPITAPSPMSGLPEFSQLGWGHWFTLRDLQVATNRFSKDNIIGDGGYGVVYQGHLINGTPVAVKKLLNNPGQADKDFRVEVEAIGHVRHKNLVRLLGYCMEGTQRMLVYEYVNNGNLEQWLHGGMRQHGYLTWEARMKILLGTAKALAYLHEAIEPKVVHRDIKSSNILIDDNFNAKLSDFGLAKLLGAGKSHITTRVMGTFGYVAPEYANSGLLNEKSDVYSFGVVLLEAITGRDPVDHGRPENEVHLVEWLKTMVARRRSEEVVDPMIETRPSTSALKRGLLTALRCVDPDADKRPKMSRVVRMLESEEYPMPRQDRRHRRSRAGEGESQMENSDTDRNENPDTKQ from the exons ATGGCGTCTGATCTTAAGAACAGCCTGACCAAGGAATACATTGGCATGGAGTTTTGGGTAGTAATTATGGTCTGTCTAGGATTGGTTTGTGTATTTGTTCTGTTTGTTTCCCTGTGGTTATCTTTTAGAAAGAAATCGAGAAGATCAAATAACATGCTTCCCATCAGCCAAATACCTAAGGTTCCGGAGGAGATTAAAGAGATTGGTATTGATCAAAATTCAGCAAATAATGATGGTTTCCTCAGCCTTAATGACAAGTTCAGTGACAAAGAATCAGAGAAAGTATTGATCCAACTAGAAAATGGTGATGATAGCAGCCAGTCAGGCTCCTTAAATCACGTTGAGAAAGATGGTGTTGGGTCTCAATCAGGAGAAGAGGGAGGCACTAAGGTGGCTTCCGCTAACCAGCCTTCTTCACATCCTATAACTGCCCCTTCACCTATGTCTGGCCTGCCTGAATTTTCACAGTTGGGATGGGGTCATTGGTTTACCCTCAGAGATCTGCAAGTCGCAACTAACCGATTTTCCAAGGACAACATTATTGGTGATGGTGGATACGGAGTTGTCTATCAGGGTCATTTGATTAATGGAACTCCTGTGGCTGTTAAGAAGCTCCTTAACAATCC AGGACAAGCTGATAAAGATTTTAGAGTTGAAGTGGAGGCTATTGGTCATGTGCGGCATAAAAACCTTGTTCGACTTTTGGGGTATTGCATGGAAGGAACCCAGAG GATGTTAGTATATGAGTATGTCAACAATGGCAATTTAGAGCAATGGCTCCATGGAGGTATGCGCCAACATGGGTATCTTACTTGGGAGGCTCGCATGAAAATTCTCCTTGGCACTGCTAAGGC GTTGGCTTACTTGCATGAGGCCATCGAGCCAAAAGTGGTGCATCGAGATATAAAATCAAGCAACATATTGATTGATGACAACTTCAATGCTAAGTTATCTGATTTTGGTCTGGCCAAATTGCTGGGTGCTGGAAAAAGTCATATTACTACTAGAGTTATGGGTACCTTTGG TTATGTCGCTCCGGAATATGCGAATTCTGGCCTTTTGAATGAGAAAAGCGATGTTTATAGCTTTGGAGTCGTGCTTTTGGAAGCAATTACAGGGAGAGATCCAGTGGACCATGGTCGTCCTGAGAATGAG GTACATCTGGTGGAATGGTTGAAAACGATGGTTGCAAGAAGGCGCTCAGAAGAGGTGGTAGACCCGATGATAGAGACTCGACCATCAACAAGTGCCCTTAAACGGGGTCTTCTAACTGCTTTAAGATGTGTTGATCCAGATGCAGATAAAAGACCAAAGATGAGTCGAGTAGTTCGCATGCTTGAATCAGAGGAGTATCCTATGCCTAGACAG GATCGGAGGCACCGAAGAAGCCGTGCAGGGGAGGGTGAGTCGCAGATGGAGAATTCTGACACTGATAGGAATGAAAATCCAGATACAAAACAATAA